The following are encoded together in the Planctobacterium marinum genome:
- a CDS encoding aspartyl protease family protein: MKLTKVLFIVVLLVSLTGCNLVNVIKMRYANDDLMPVWPEQNTQAVLKAFYEDAEKPYVEVSVNGIAGFRFLIDTGASMSYVIENEKTKRLNLNKGYSLSMSGWGDEEDSTLYQTKVDSLSLSGVRFDNVNMAFLQASKTLYFARPDQATFDGVIGHDILRHFSWLFDREANQVMISSLPYKPEGDENAIPFEVFFSKISIPVEVDFGNDQKVKQDFLIDTGSRHYAKVSAAYVNNRITLPGTTITAADFGLSGKTEHQRTTIPGLKIGTQLFSNVKINLIGPDDDEDENWVIGNALLNQQVSVIDYHSNILYLLPNEREPFHTKYNLTGLELRKILDGRFVLRYVMPDMAAAGLDFAEGDLIYEINGQPAKNISLLEWLTMAAKPGEIEICRSRENNQCISVKSEHIQGYSKP, from the coding sequence GTGAAACTAACTAAAGTCCTTTTCATTGTTGTTCTGTTGGTGTCACTCACTGGATGTAATCTGGTGAATGTGATCAAGATGCGGTACGCCAACGATGATTTAATGCCTGTGTGGCCAGAGCAGAATACTCAAGCCGTGTTAAAAGCGTTTTATGAAGACGCTGAAAAGCCTTATGTAGAGGTATCAGTAAACGGTATTGCTGGTTTTCGTTTTCTTATTGATACCGGTGCTTCCATGTCTTATGTGATAGAAAACGAAAAGACCAAGAGGCTCAATTTGAATAAAGGTTACTCTCTGTCCATGAGCGGTTGGGGCGACGAAGAAGATAGCACGCTTTACCAAACTAAAGTTGATTCGCTATCGCTGTCAGGTGTGCGTTTTGACAATGTGAATATGGCCTTTTTACAGGCTTCAAAAACCCTTTATTTTGCCCGTCCGGATCAGGCCACCTTCGATGGCGTAATTGGGCACGATATTCTACGTCATTTCAGTTGGCTGTTTGATAGGGAAGCAAATCAAGTGATGATAAGCTCTCTACCTTACAAGCCTGAAGGCGATGAAAATGCCATTCCTTTTGAGGTGTTCTTTAGCAAGATCTCCATTCCGGTAGAAGTGGACTTTGGCAACGACCAAAAAGTTAAGCAAGACTTTTTAATCGACACTGGCAGTCGTCATTACGCCAAGGTAAGCGCTGCTTATGTCAATAACAGGATAACACTACCGGGAACTACCATCACCGCTGCGGATTTTGGGTTGAGCGGCAAAACCGAGCATCAACGCACGACTATTCCGGGGTTGAAAATCGGCACTCAATTATTCTCAAACGTAAAAATAAACCTCATCGGGCCTGATGATGACGAGGATGAAAATTGGGTAATTGGCAATGCTCTTCTCAATCAGCAAGTAAGCGTGATCGACTATCACAGTAATATTTTGTATTTGCTGCCTAATGAACGAGAGCCGTTCCACACCAAATACAATCTGACAGGACTGGAACTACGTAAAATTCTCGATGGTCGATTTGTGTTGCGCTACGTCATGCCGGACATGGCGGCTGCCGGGCTAGACTTCGCTGAGGGGGATCTGATCTATGAAATTAATGGCCAGCCTGCCAAAAACATTAGTTTATTGGAATGGCTGACGATGGCAGCTAAACCCGGTGAAATCGAGATTTGCCGCTCGCGAGAGAATAACCAATGTATCTCAGTGAAGTCTGAGCATATACAGGGCTATTCGAAACCATAG
- a CDS encoding leucine-rich repeat domain-containing protein — protein sequence MLLEFLSNRKKVNLKLTLKLCLFLALSSGVKAAGTELDFDGDGKADLTTRRAQSGEFFLKLSGQSRNSIIPFGESTDIPFSGDFDGDGIADLGLRRASNYTWYIVNSSGVDPIDGNADGITRYVFGRSFNDIPVPADYDGDGITDIAVRRPETQYWYIRNSSGIDGLTHYPDGITRQIFGRESSDIPVPADYDGDGKADIAVRRARSHYWYIQNSSEIDSVSGHTDGITRLRFGRSSTDIPVPADYDGDGKADIAVRRPHSYFWYIRNSSGIDTLTGNDDGISRYQFGKNSADIPVPADYDGDGKTDLAVRRLSENPNRNQWFILNSSGIDPFHGNADGISRMVFSRNEHDIPLAQSPGVLWFNADLDRDGLSNFEEYRLGTDFTALDTDGDGLSDGTEVNVYQTNPTEIDSDGDGVDDPLEIEGGSDPNDNSSTAVLVANLQMNDSALQQCIVNTEAVLVAEITELECREENITDISGIEHLTALLKLDLWSNSIADISPLAAMLQLENLHLSHNPITDLSYLSGLVNLNELSLVEISATDISALVNLTNLHSLNLNSNNFEDYSPIEELTQLRELYLRNNQLSDIAMLSSLSSLWQLNLQGNNITDISPLKGLQSLYLLNLIDNQISDISVMPEIKSLGHLYLDNSPVLDLSPVAEFGSEHRWDGLSLRGLQLTDINFLSQFEQILSLDVSDNNISDLSPLENLIYNYRLNLSNNQITDISKISLSSAPSLLYLYLAGNQITDVSYLSNLKELRILDLENNQVLDITALSDLTKVRRVNLNGNQVSELSPLGGLGSLTRLYLADNEIIDISMLFEMPQVLTLDLSGNDLISCSDLQSLADLISFEEFTQPQLCVSGR from the coding sequence GTGTTATTAGAATTTTTATCAAACCGGAAGAAGGTTAATTTAAAGCTAACCTTGAAACTGTGCTTATTTTTGGCGCTCAGTAGTGGGGTAAAGGCCGCGGGTACTGAGCTCGATTTTGATGGTGACGGCAAAGCGGATTTAACTACCAGAAGAGCGCAAAGCGGTGAGTTTTTTTTGAAACTGTCTGGGCAATCGAGAAACTCGATTATTCCATTTGGAGAAAGCACCGATATTCCTTTTTCAGGAGATTTTGATGGTGATGGCATCGCTGATCTTGGTCTTAGAAGAGCTTCTAATTACACCTGGTATATAGTGAATTCATCAGGTGTAGATCCAATTGATGGTAATGCCGATGGGATCACCCGCTATGTCTTTGGGCGAAGCTTCAATGATATCCCTGTGCCAGCCGATTATGATGGTGATGGTATTACTGATATCGCGGTGCGCAGACCTGAAACTCAGTATTGGTACATACGAAATTCATCAGGTATTGATGGCTTGACTCATTACCCTGACGGTATAACTCGTCAGATTTTTGGTAGAGAATCCTCTGATATACCGGTGCCTGCAGACTACGATGGTGATGGAAAAGCAGATATAGCGGTAAGAAGAGCCCGTAGTCACTACTGGTATATTCAAAACTCCTCGGAAATAGATAGCGTAAGCGGCCACACTGACGGTATTACGCGACTGCGATTTGGCCGCTCATCTACGGATATTCCCGTGCCAGCAGATTATGATGGTGATGGCAAGGCAGATATTGCTGTGCGCCGACCTCACAGCTATTTTTGGTATATTAGAAATTCCTCTGGGATTGACACCTTAACCGGCAATGATGATGGTATTAGCCGCTACCAGTTTGGCAAAAACTCGGCAGATATCCCTGTTCCTGCAGACTACGATGGCGATGGAAAAACAGACCTGGCAGTACGGCGGTTATCAGAAAATCCTAATCGAAATCAATGGTTTATCCTGAACTCTTCTGGTATTGACCCGTTTCATGGCAATGCGGATGGTATTTCCAGAATGGTGTTCAGTCGCAATGAGCACGACATCCCATTAGCACAATCTCCTGGCGTATTATGGTTCAATGCTGATCTTGATAGGGATGGTTTGAGTAATTTTGAAGAATATCGCTTGGGTACGGACTTTACGGCCTTGGACACAGATGGTGATGGACTCTCTGATGGTACTGAAGTCAATGTCTATCAGACGAATCCGACTGAGATTGACTCAGATGGTGACGGGGTTGACGATCCCCTGGAAATAGAAGGCGGGAGTGATCCTAATGACAACAGCTCTACTGCTGTGCTTGTGGCTAATCTTCAGATGAACGATAGCGCTTTGCAGCAGTGTATTGTGAATACTGAAGCTGTATTAGTGGCAGAAATTACCGAGCTTGAATGTAGGGAAGAAAACATAACTGATATTTCAGGTATAGAACACCTTACAGCACTACTTAAGTTAGACTTGTGGTCGAACAGTATCGCTGATATCAGCCCCCTTGCAGCAATGCTGCAACTAGAAAACTTACATCTTAGCCATAATCCTATTACTGACTTAAGCTACCTGTCAGGGCTGGTTAACCTGAATGAATTGTCATTGGTTGAGATTTCAGCCACTGACATTTCTGCACTGGTCAATTTAACTAATTTGCATAGCTTAAACTTAAATTCAAATAACTTTGAAGACTACAGCCCTATTGAAGAGTTGACACAACTACGAGAGTTATACTTACGCAATAATCAATTGTCGGATATTGCTATGTTAAGTAGTCTTAGTTCGTTGTGGCAGCTTAATTTACAAGGCAATAATATTACTGATATCAGTCCTTTGAAGGGATTACAAAGCTTGTATTTACTAAACCTGATTGATAATCAGATTAGTGATATCAGTGTAATGCCAGAGATTAAATCTTTAGGTCACTTATATCTGGATAATAGCCCTGTTTTGGATCTATCTCCTGTGGCCGAGTTTGGCAGCGAGCATCGTTGGGATGGCTTGTCTTTGCGTGGACTGCAGCTGACAGATATCAACTTTCTCAGTCAATTTGAGCAGATACTCAGCCTCGATGTAAGTGATAACAATATCAGTGATTTATCACCACTGGAAAATCTCATATATAACTATCGTTTGAATTTAAGTAATAACCAAATTACTGATATCAGCAAGATATCCCTATCCAGCGCACCATCATTGCTTTATCTCTATCTTGCGGGTAATCAAATAACAGATGTGTCGTACCTGAGTAATCTCAAAGAGTTAAGGATACTTGATCTTGAAAATAATCAGGTGCTAGATATTACCGCGCTTTCGGACTTAACTAAGGTGAGAAGGGTTAATTTAAACGGCAATCAGGTTTCAGAGCTGTCACCACTAGGAGGATTGGGAAGTTTAACTCGGCTATACCTCGCAGATAATGAGATTATTGATATTTCAATGTTATTCGAAATGCCACAGGTTCTCACTTTAGACCTATCTGGTAATGATTTAATCTCATGTTCTGATCTGCAATCATTAGCTGACTTGATATCTTTTGAAGAGTTTACGCAGCCACAGTTGTGTGTGTCCGGTAGATGA
- a CDS encoding LacI family DNA-binding transcriptional regulator: MTKKASTLTDVARIAGVSESTVSRALNDSNLVSEKTRKRIKQIAQEMGFKINTLARNLRTQKSYTIAVVLVVSSEEDQSASDPFLLSLVGVIADELSKRNYDLLLSSHPGEALENVPELVNQKKADGVILFGQGDDIEHFTEVVKPELPAIVWGQVAPGSGYVTVGTDNYKGGMLATQHLLETGRKSICFAGHLSYETEQRYFGYQQALKDAGKQYRHHLDVRFNFSDAYKTTKALLEEGQFHYDAIVAASDTIALGMIKALTEAGKIIPDDVAFVGYDDISVSAYTTPALSTIRQDTRKGGEKLVELLFDRLAGKPGKSHILDTQLIQRSSS, translated from the coding sequence ATGACAAAAAAAGCCAGTACCCTCACCGATGTCGCCCGTATTGCGGGCGTTTCCGAATCTACCGTATCCCGCGCTCTGAATGACAGTAATCTGGTGAGCGAAAAAACTCGCAAGCGCATTAAACAAATTGCGCAAGAAATGGGATTTAAAATTAATACTCTGGCGCGTAATCTGCGCACCCAAAAGTCTTACACCATTGCAGTGGTGTTAGTGGTGAGTTCTGAAGAAGATCAATCCGCCAGCGATCCCTTTTTACTCAGTCTGGTGGGCGTTATCGCCGATGAACTAAGTAAACGCAATTACGATTTATTGTTGTCATCTCATCCGGGGGAAGCCTTGGAAAATGTCCCTGAACTGGTAAATCAAAAGAAGGCCGACGGCGTTATTCTATTTGGTCAGGGGGATGATATTGAGCATTTCACCGAAGTCGTCAAACCCGAACTACCAGCCATTGTATGGGGTCAGGTTGCGCCGGGCTCTGGCTATGTCACAGTAGGCACAGATAACTACAAAGGTGGTATGTTAGCCACACAGCACTTATTGGAAACAGGTAGAAAAAGCATCTGTTTCGCTGGTCACTTGTCTTACGAAACTGAGCAGCGTTATTTTGGTTATCAGCAGGCACTTAAAGACGCTGGCAAGCAGTATCGACATCACCTGGACGTGCGCTTTAACTTTTCCGACGCCTACAAGACCACCAAAGCACTGCTGGAAGAGGGACAATTTCACTATGATGCGATTGTTGCCGCCAGTGACACTATCGCTTTGGGTATGATTAAGGCCCTCACCGAGGCCGGAAAGATAATCCCTGACGATGTCGCCTTTGTGGGTTATGACGATATATCGGTCTCGGCTTACACCACACCTGCACTCAGCACCATTCGGCAGGATACCCGTAAAGGCGGCGAAAAACTGGTGGAGCTGTTATTCGACAGATTAGCTGGCAAACCCGGTAAATCCCATATATTAGACACCCAACTTATCCAACGCAGTAGCAGTTGA
- the accB gene encoding acetyl-CoA carboxylase biotin carboxyl carrier protein encodes MDIRKVKKLIELVEESGIAELEITEGEESVRINRGHTGGAYMAAPMAQPMAPAPVAAPAAPAASAPAAPAAPSGHTVRSPMVGTFYRSSSPGTPAFVEVGQSVSVGDTLCIVEAMKMMNQIEADKSGVIKEILVDNEEPVEFDQPLFIIE; translated from the coding sequence ATGGATATACGTAAAGTTAAAAAACTGATTGAGCTGGTAGAAGAGTCCGGTATCGCTGAGTTAGAAATTACCGAAGGTGAAGAATCAGTGCGCATCAACCGCGGTCACACTGGCGGTGCATATATGGCGGCTCCAATGGCTCAACCTATGGCTCCGGCTCCGGTAGCAGCTCCTGCGGCTCCGGCGGCCAGCGCGCCAGCGGCTCCTGCCGCACCATCGGGTCACACTGTGCGTTCACCTATGGTGGGCACTTTCTACCGTTCCTCTTCACCGGGCACGCCGGCATTTGTTGAAGTAGGCCAGAGTGTGTCTGTAGGTGACACTCTGTGTATCGTTGAAGCAATGAAAATGATGAACCAGATTGAAGCAGACAAGTCTGGTGTCATCAAAGAAATCCTGGTGGATAACGAAGAGCCTGTAGAATTTGATCAGCCTCTGTTTATCATCGAATAA
- the accC gene encoding acetyl-CoA carboxylase biotin carboxylase subunit — protein MLDKVLIANRGEIALRVLRACKELGIKTVAVHSTVDRNLKHVLLADESICIGKAAAQESYLNIPAIIAAAEVTNSIAIHPGYGFLAENADFADQVEQSGFIFIGPKGDTIRLMGDKVSAINAMKKAGVPCVPGSDGPLTDDQDANKAHARRIGYPIIVKAAGGGGGRGMRVVRSEAELINAIATTKAEAKAAFNNDVVYMEKFLENPRHVEIQVLADGQGNAIHLGERDCSMQRRHQKVVEEAPAPGITPEMRAKIGERCCKACVEIGYRGAGTFEFLYENGEFYFIEMNTRIQVEHPVSEMITGVDLIKQQLRVAGGLPLSIDQSQINIKGHAIECRINAEDPDTFIPSPGPIDMFHSPGGLGVRWDSHIYAGYAVPPNYDSMIGKLITYGESRDVAIARMRHALDELVVEGIKTNIPLQKKIMADESFGTGGTNIHYLEKKLGIGGH, from the coding sequence ATGTTAGATAAAGTTCTAATCGCCAACCGCGGTGAGATCGCACTGAGGGTGCTGCGAGCTTGTAAAGAGCTGGGCATCAAAACGGTAGCGGTACACTCCACGGTTGACCGAAATCTGAAGCACGTGTTGCTGGCCGATGAGTCTATCTGCATCGGTAAAGCCGCTGCGCAGGAAAGTTACCTGAACATTCCCGCTATTATTGCAGCTGCTGAAGTGACTAATTCTATTGCCATTCATCCAGGTTATGGCTTTTTGGCGGAAAACGCTGATTTTGCCGACCAGGTTGAGCAAAGTGGTTTTATTTTCATTGGCCCCAAAGGCGACACCATTCGTTTGATGGGTGATAAAGTTTCTGCCATTAACGCCATGAAAAAAGCCGGGGTGCCTTGTGTTCCGGGTTCTGATGGTCCACTAACAGACGATCAGGATGCTAACAAAGCCCACGCTCGACGCATTGGTTATCCTATCATCGTAAAAGCCGCTGGTGGCGGTGGTGGTCGTGGTATGCGCGTGGTGCGCTCTGAAGCTGAACTCATCAATGCGATTGCTACAACGAAAGCGGAAGCCAAAGCTGCATTCAATAACGATGTGGTTTACATGGAAAAGTTCCTGGAAAACCCACGTCACGTTGAAATTCAGGTATTAGCCGACGGCCAAGGCAATGCTATTCACTTGGGTGAGCGCGACTGCTCCATGCAGCGTCGTCACCAGAAGGTTGTTGAAGAAGCGCCAGCTCCGGGTATTACACCAGAAATGCGTGCCAAAATCGGTGAGCGTTGCTGCAAAGCATGTGTCGAAATTGGTTATCGCGGTGCGGGAACGTTCGAGTTCTTATATGAAAACGGTGAGTTCTACTTCATCGAAATGAACACACGTATTCAGGTAGAGCACCCGGTTTCTGAAATGATTACGGGCGTTGACTTGATCAAACAACAGTTACGTGTAGCCGGTGGTTTGCCACTGTCAATTGATCAATCGCAAATCAATATTAAAGGTCATGCCATTGAATGTCGTATCAATGCCGAAGATCCCGATACCTTTATCCCATCCCCAGGCCCGATTGATATGTTCCATTCACCGGGTGGCTTAGGTGTGCGTTGGGATTCTCACATCTACGCAGGTTATGCCGTACCACCTAATTATGACTCCATGATTGGTAAGCTGATTACTTACGGTGAAAGCCGTGATGTGGCTATCGCCAGAATGCGTCACGCTCTTGATGAGTTGGTGGTGGAAGGTATTAAAACCAATATTCCACTGCAGAAGAAAATCATGGCGGATGAAAGCTTTGGTACTGGCGGTACCAATATCCATTACCTGGAAAAGAAACTGGGCATTGGTGGTCACTAA
- the upp gene encoding uracil phosphoribosyltransferase: protein MPVHYIRHPLIEHKIGLMRTKDISTKNFRELAGEIGGLLTYEATRHLPTEKAEIMGWNDETLEVQQIHGKKITLVPILRAGLGMLDGVMNLVPTAKISVVGFYRDEETLQPVPYFDKVIEDVEQRHALILDPMLATGGTMNATIDLLKSKGCTSISCLVLLAAPEGIHNVRQFHDDVDIYTAAIDERLNENGYILPGLGDAGDKIFGTK from the coding sequence ATGCCCGTTCATTACATTAGACATCCACTTATTGAGCACAAAATCGGATTAATGCGTACCAAGGACATCAGTACCAAAAACTTTCGGGAACTGGCTGGTGAGATTGGTGGCCTGCTGACCTATGAAGCCACACGCCATTTACCCACCGAAAAAGCCGAGATCATGGGCTGGAACGACGAAACGCTGGAAGTACAACAAATCCACGGTAAGAAGATCACTTTGGTGCCGATTCTGAGAGCCGGTCTGGGAATGCTTGATGGGGTTATGAATCTGGTACCCACTGCAAAAATCAGTGTAGTGGGCTTTTACCGCGATGAAGAAACTCTGCAGCCCGTACCTTACTTCGACAAAGTCATCGAAGATGTTGAGCAGCGCCATGCCCTGATCCTGGATCCGATGCTCGCCACTGGCGGTACTATGAACGCCACTATCGATCTGCTCAAGAGTAAAGGCTGTACTTCAATCTCTTGCTTGGTACTACTCGCAGCGCCAGAAGGCATCCACAACGTTCGACAGTTCCACGATGATGTGGATATTTACACTGCAGCAATAGACGAACGTCTGAATGAAAACGGCTATATACTACCGGGCCTGGGAGATGCCGGTGATAAAATCTTCGGCACTAAATAG
- a CDS encoding trehalase family glycosidase, translating into MKSKLFIAVQSAALFSDSKTFADAIPNKPFSEIEEHWKKESHLPEFDLGKFVHSHFILPEQKEVKASDAVQRDMLQYISSMWTHLLRKPDAISGNSLIELPRPYIVPGGRFQEIYYWDTYFTALGLCEDGHYQLVLDMFSNFQYLIENNGCIPNGNRDYYRGRTQPPILALLLELLLNHKDKLPRLNESDFLESAVASLEQEYQYWMRGSAHLSHDNNKQIRCLLMSDGTVLNRYFDDHEGPRPESWREDSELASELPEPRRADFFKDVRAACESGWDFSSRWLAEPHNLSSIRTTDIVPVDLNCLLWKLETSLAHYHEVLSNPERAAQLKQAAQQRANAIQHWCWHQESGFYMDVIFSKETTSEIYSLAGVLPLVMGLASAQQAQQVSEKLASDFLKPGGLVTTLTETEQQWDSPNGWAPLQWFAVCGLENYGYQGLAMQVMERWLDNVKACLKTHGCMLEKYNVVTPGLIAGGGEYQVQTGFGWSNGVSRAFYKKLMLE; encoded by the coding sequence TTGAAAAGCAAACTGTTCATTGCCGTGCAATCAGCAGCCTTGTTTTCAGACAGTAAAACCTTTGCTGATGCTATCCCCAATAAACCTTTCTCTGAAATTGAAGAACATTGGAAAAAAGAATCTCATTTGCCTGAATTTGATCTCGGAAAGTTTGTACATAGCCATTTTATTTTGCCTGAGCAAAAAGAAGTGAAAGCTTCAGATGCTGTGCAGCGAGATATGTTGCAATACATCAGTAGTATGTGGACTCATCTACTGCGCAAGCCCGATGCTATAAGTGGCAACAGCCTTATTGAATTGCCCCGCCCATATATCGTGCCGGGCGGTCGCTTTCAGGAAATTTACTACTGGGATACTTACTTTACGGCATTGGGGCTATGTGAAGATGGCCATTATCAATTAGTGCTGGATATGTTTAGCAACTTCCAGTACCTGATTGAGAACAACGGTTGTATTCCTAATGGCAATCGAGACTACTACCGTGGCCGGACTCAGCCCCCTATATTGGCATTACTACTGGAATTGCTGCTCAACCATAAAGACAAACTGCCACGGCTCAACGAGTCTGATTTCCTGGAAAGTGCCGTTGCCAGTCTTGAACAAGAGTATCAGTACTGGATGCGTGGCTCAGCGCATCTGAGCCACGATAACAACAAACAAATTCGCTGTCTTTTAATGTCGGATGGCACAGTGCTAAATCGTTATTTTGATGACCATGAGGGTCCCAGACCTGAGTCCTGGCGGGAAGATTCAGAGCTGGCTAGCGAATTACCGGAACCACGCAGAGCGGATTTTTTCAAAGATGTACGTGCGGCCTGCGAATCCGGTTGGGATTTTAGCTCTCGCTGGTTAGCAGAGCCACATAACCTCAGCTCTATTCGCACCACGGACATTGTGCCAGTGGATTTAAACTGTTTGCTCTGGAAACTGGAAACATCCCTTGCCCATTATCATGAAGTTTTGAGCAACCCGGAACGCGCTGCACAGTTGAAGCAAGCGGCACAGCAACGAGCCAACGCCATACAACATTGGTGTTGGCATCAAGAATCGGGTTTTTATATGGATGTGATCTTTAGCAAAGAAACAACCTCAGAAATCTACTCACTAGCGGGTGTTTTGCCCTTGGTGATGGGGCTGGCAAGCGCTCAACAGGCACAACAAGTGAGCGAAAAACTCGCTTCTGACTTTTTAAAACCCGGCGGTCTTGTTACCACGCTCACCGAAACAGAGCAGCAATGGGACAGCCCTAACGGCTGGGCCCCCTTGCAGTGGTTTGCTGTGTGTGGGCTGGAAAACTACGGCTACCAGGGACTGGCCATGCAAGTGATGGAACGCTGGCTAGATAATGTCAAAGCCTGCCTCAAAACCCATGGTTGTATGTTAGAGAAGTACAACGTAGTCACCCCCGGCCTGATAGCTGGCGGCGGTGAATATCAGGTACAAACAGGCTTTGGCTGGAGCAATGGCGTATCCAGAGCCTTCTATAAAAAGCTGATGCTGGAATAA
- a CDS encoding MFS transporter: MPSTVNRESKTLVFISLICTYVVFAILLNSVGTVILQSIESFGISKTQASTLEGFKDLPIAIVSFLLASWLPRFGFKRAIIIGLTIVTISSALMPIVGGFAMTKLLFLSVGVSFALVKVSVYSTIGLIADTAKQHASKMNLLEGCFMVGVLSGYWIFSFFINPENPASTEWLNVYWLVVILCGIALFSAFAADFPEPEIAPAESSFDSFKAMLSLVWLPFVVMFVCCAFFYVLIEQGLGTWLPTFNKDVLGLSNNISVQITSIFAASLAVGRLSAGVILSKVDWFVFLVVCVVAMALLLLLTIPLTQQAAPTQPISSWSAIPFAAWILPLIGLFMAPIYPAINSVVLSALPKAQHASMTGLIVIFSALGGTFGSLVTGTVFDKFDGQTAFYTMLVPMAILLISLVLYRRAIPALARG; encoded by the coding sequence ATGCCAAGCACTGTCAATCGCGAATCAAAAACCCTGGTGTTTATCAGTTTGATTTGCACCTATGTCGTATTCGCAATTTTACTTAACAGTGTCGGCACTGTGATCCTGCAATCCATTGAAAGCTTTGGTATCTCTAAAACTCAAGCGAGTACCCTGGAGGGTTTTAAAGACTTACCCATTGCGATTGTCTCTTTTTTACTGGCTTCCTGGCTGCCTCGTTTTGGCTTTAAGAGAGCCATCATTATCGGGCTTACCATCGTTACCATCAGCTCAGCACTCATGCCCATTGTCGGCGGGTTCGCCATGACCAAATTACTGTTTTTATCGGTCGGTGTCAGTTTCGCTCTGGTGAAGGTATCGGTGTATTCCACCATTGGATTGATTGCCGACACCGCCAAACAGCACGCCTCTAAAATGAACTTACTGGAAGGCTGTTTTATGGTGGGTGTGTTATCTGGGTATTGGATATTCAGCTTTTTTATTAACCCAGAAAACCCGGCATCAACCGAATGGCTCAATGTTTATTGGTTAGTGGTGATCCTGTGCGGTATCGCACTGTTTTCCGCTTTCGCAGCTGATTTTCCAGAACCTGAAATTGCCCCGGCAGAATCCAGCTTTGACAGTTTCAAAGCCATGTTATCTCTGGTGTGGTTACCGTTTGTGGTGATGTTTGTTTGTTGCGCTTTCTTCTACGTTTTGATAGAGCAAGGCTTAGGCACCTGGCTGCCTACCTTCAACAAAGACGTATTGGGTTTGAGCAACAATATCAGCGTCCAGATCACCAGTATTTTTGCCGCATCATTAGCTGTGGGAAGACTATCGGCAGGTGTTATATTAAGCAAAGTAGATTGGTTTGTTTTTTTAGTGGTATGCGTCGTTGCTATGGCCCTGCTACTGCTTTTAACTATCCCGTTAACGCAACAAGCAGCGCCAACACAGCCCATCAGTAGCTGGAGTGCCATTCCTTTTGCCGCCTGGATATTGCCACTGATCGGGTTATTTATGGCCCCTATCTACCCCGCCATTAATTCCGTGGTGCTCAGTGCCTTGCCCAAAGCACAGCACGCCAGCATGACTGGCCTCATCGTTATATTCTCGGCCTTGGGGGGTACTTTCGGCAGCTTGGTAACCGGTACCGTGTTTGACAAGTTTGATGGTCAAACCGCGTTTTATACTATGCTGGTACCCATGGCGATATTGTTGATAAGTCTGGTTCTATACCGCAGAGCTATTCCAGCCCTAGCCAGAGGATAG
- the aroQ gene encoding type II 3-dehydroquinate dehydratase gives MNILLLNGPNLNMLGKREPEVYGHRTLQDIVQALKESATANGARLEHLQSNAEHELIDKIHAGFGNTDFIIINPGAFTHTSVALRDALLSVSVPFIEVHLSNVHAREPFRHHSYLADVAQGVICGLGEQGYHFALQAALQHGNGPHS, from the coding sequence TTGAATATATTATTGCTTAACGGCCCCAACCTTAACATGTTAGGAAAACGTGAGCCCGAGGTATATGGCCATCGCACGCTGCAGGATATAGTACAAGCACTTAAAGAAAGTGCTACTGCCAATGGTGCCCGGCTGGAGCATTTGCAGTCCAATGCCGAGCATGAACTCATTGATAAAATTCATGCCGGATTTGGTAACACCGATTTTATCATTATCAACCCCGGTGCCTTTACCCATACCAGTGTGGCATTGCGTGATGCGCTGTTAAGTGTGTCTGTGCCCTTTATCGAAGTTCACCTTTCTAACGTCCATGCCAGAGAGCCTTTTCGTCATCATTCTTATCTTGCTGATGTCGCACAGGGCGTGATCTGTGGTTTGGGCGAGCAAGGCTATCACTTTGCCCTACAAGCTGCATTGCAACATGGCAATGGGCCACATTCATAA